In the Candidatus Eisenbacteria bacterium genome, TCGCGAGCGCCTTCGGCCCACCGTATCTTCTCCCTTCCCCCGCGGCGAGGATCAGTCCGGCGATCGATCGGATCATGGTTTGTGAAGTTCCTCGAGGAAGCGCGCCAGCAGCCGGCCGGTCACAGTGCTCCGGTAGCGCGCCGTGGAGCGGACGTCATCGATCGGGGAGACCTCGAAGGATGCGATGAGCGCCGCCTCGCGGATCAGGCCCGGGGTGAGCGTCTTTCCCTCGAGTGCGGCCTGCGTCCGGGCGAGCGCGAGCACCGTCGGCGCGACGCTCCCGGCGGCGAGCCGCACATTCCTCAGAACGCCGCCCTGGTCGAGGCGGGCTCGGCATGCCAGCGAGACCTTGGCGATCGCCTGGGCGCGCCTCGTCCCAACCTTGAAGAACGCCTGCCTCGTTCCCTCTTCCGGGAGCGGCACGCGGACGCGAACGAGCATCTCGTCCGGCCTCCGCGCCGTGGACCGATACCCGAGGAAGAACGATTCGATCGGCACTTCACGAGCGCCCTCCGGACCGGCGAGGACCACGGCTGCGCCGAGCGCGGCGAGGACGGGAGGGGCGTCAGCGGCGGGAGAGGCGCTCGCCAGATTGCCGCCCAGCGTCGCCCGGTTCCGAATGGCGACGGCGCCGAAGAGCGAGGCCGCCGCGCGAAGGGC is a window encoding:
- a CDS encoding molybdopterin dehydrogenase; this translates as PDITSAGPVAGLPDEPLHRPATLAEAITLLRRHPEECTFVAGATDLLTMLKLGTTPRGPLIDIAGLPEISRIEPTGGVIEIGAAVTFSSILDDPLIARHLPALRAAASLFGAVAIRNRATLGGNLASASPAADAPPVLAALGAAVVLAGPEGAREVPIESFFLGYRSTARRPDEMLVRVRVPLPEEGTRQAFFKVGTRRAQAIAKVSLACRARLDQGGVLRNVRLAAGSVAPTVLALARTQAALEGKTLTPGLIREAALIASFEVSPIDDVRSTARYRSTVTGRLLARFLEELHKP